One window from the genome of Pedococcus badiiscoriae encodes:
- the rpsI gene encoding 30S ribosomal protein S9, translating to MTDINTETPLEGDEVELTEYTSESEGPVSDEPTRRASATAPGAATGRRKQAIARVRIVPGTGEWKINGRSLEQYFPNKVHQQIVNEPLTLLELDGAYDVLVRVHGGGPSGQAGAVRLGVARSLNGIDEELNRPALKKAGFLTRDARVPERKKAGLKKARKAPQYSKR from the coding sequence GTGACTGACATCAACACTGAGACCCCGCTCGAGGGTGACGAGGTCGAGCTGACCGAGTACACCTCCGAGTCCGAGGGCCCCGTCTCCGACGAGCCGACGCGTCGCGCGAGCGCCACCGCGCCCGGCGCTGCGACCGGTCGCCGCAAGCAGGCCATCGCCCGCGTCCGCATCGTGCCCGGCACCGGTGAGTGGAAGATCAACGGGCGTTCGCTCGAGCAGTACTTCCCGAACAAGGTCCACCAGCAGATCGTCAACGAGCCGCTCACGCTGCTCGAGCTGGACGGCGCCTACGACGTGCTCGTGCGCGTCCACGGTGGTGGCCCCTCCGGCCAGGCCGGCGCGGTCCGCCTCGGCGTGGCCCGCTCGCTCAACGGGATCGACGAGGAGCTGAACCGTCCGGCGCTCAAGAAGGCCGGCTTCCTCACCCGCGACGCCCGCGTGCCGGAGCGCAAGAAGGCTGGTCTCAAGAAGGCCCGCAAGGCACCTCAGTACTCCAAGCGCTGA
- a CDS encoding MFS transporter — translation MTSTPAPSAFRLLATGQGLSWFGDAFAPIALAVAVLAGGGTASHLGLVLAATMTARLAGTLVGGVWADRVSPGRLMVASDGVRALSAFATAGYFATGQHSVLLLCALAAVTGGAAAFFGPAFVSLRPLLVAADRRHAANATLNILQNSAFILGPAAAGVFVAWAGAPWAFVVNAVSFLVSAATVAAIRVDAPRAPRAGMLAELREGWHEVTSRSWLLAGLLAATAYHAAFGAVTVLIDVIAVRDLGGPTALGWISAASGAGGLVGGLFALRVPPSRPLFVGWPCVALMSLFAAAFAWPGHLGVVIGAAMVAFGGLMYFSVCWDTALQDGVPHAVLARVSSWDILTSFVAIPAGNALAGPLAHAYGTSRVVLVAAVVMALASFAPMLVRGSRELRRATGRPVAEPALATAG, via the coding sequence ATGACCTCCACACCCGCCCCCTCGGCCTTTCGCCTGCTGGCCACCGGCCAGGGTCTGTCGTGGTTCGGCGACGCGTTCGCGCCGATCGCGCTGGCGGTCGCCGTCCTCGCCGGTGGCGGCACCGCCAGCCACCTGGGCCTTGTCCTCGCGGCCACCATGACGGCCCGCCTGGCCGGCACGCTCGTCGGCGGGGTCTGGGCCGACCGGGTGTCTCCGGGCCGCCTCATGGTGGCCAGCGATGGCGTGCGTGCCCTGAGCGCGTTCGCCACTGCCGGCTACTTCGCCACCGGCCAACACAGCGTGCTGCTGCTCTGCGCGCTCGCCGCCGTGACCGGTGGTGCCGCCGCCTTCTTCGGGCCGGCGTTCGTCTCACTGCGTCCGCTGCTGGTCGCGGCCGACCGGCGGCACGCGGCGAACGCCACCCTCAACATCCTCCAGAACTCCGCCTTCATCCTCGGCCCCGCCGCGGCGGGTGTCTTTGTGGCCTGGGCAGGCGCGCCCTGGGCCTTCGTGGTCAATGCCGTCTCCTTCCTCGTCTCGGCGGCCACCGTCGCGGCCATCCGGGTCGACGCACCACGCGCGCCGCGCGCTGGGATGCTCGCGGAGCTGCGGGAGGGCTGGCACGAGGTCACCAGTCGCAGTTGGCTGCTTGCGGGCCTGCTGGCCGCCACGGCATACCACGCGGCCTTCGGCGCCGTCACGGTGCTGATCGACGTCATCGCGGTGCGCGACCTCGGCGGCCCGACGGCGCTCGGCTGGATCTCCGCCGCGTCCGGGGCGGGCGGGCTGGTCGGTGGTCTCTTCGCACTGCGCGTGCCGCCGAGCCGCCCGCTCTTCGTCGGCTGGCCGTGCGTGGCCCTGATGTCGCTCTTCGCAGCGGCATTCGCCTGGCCGGGTCACCTGGGCGTCGTCATCGGCGCGGCCATGGTTGCCTTCGGCGGCCTGATGTACTTCTCGGTCTGCTGGGACACCGCGCTCCAGGACGGGGTGCCGCACGCGGTGCTCGCACGCGTGTCGTCGTGGGACATCCTCACGTCGTTCGTCGCGATCCCGGCCGGAAACGCGTTGGCCGGGCCGCTCGCGCACGCCTACGGGACCAGCCGGGTCGTCCTCGTGGCTGCCGTCGTGATGGCCCTCGCGTCGTTCGCGCCGATGCTGGTCCGGGGGTCGCGTGAGCTTCGTCGAGCGACTGGCCGTCCCGTTGCCGAACCGGCCCTGGCCACGGCCGGCTAG
- a CDS encoding MFS transporter, whose product MTTLSPAAARRVFLTLSTTRWLPVGFVVGIFTLIARERGLTVQQITLYVTAQGIMVFLLELPTSGLADALGRRPLLIVAGVVNIAAGVAYLVAHSFWQFALAAGLMGVYRALDSGPLEAWYVDTVHEREPGADVHRAMSAQGVLVGIGLGGGALVSGALVAWHPFAGSSALLLPVQVFVALCVVHLVATLVLLRETPHTDSRLRSRVVDSVRETPVVVRDGLRLVTRNRVLAGLVLVELFWVIGMTAYETLMPLRLSDLLGSATTAGAWMGPAAAGGWALFSVGSWLGGRAADRFGMVRAAVLGRLLNGLGVVAMGLALGPAALVGAYLVTYSLHGTASPAYAGLLHREASATNRATILSLGSLVMQAGGAVAVPLLGVLAAHTSIPTAMVVAGAVSTIGFVCFLPAWRRERTRPQPAVVEDVATA is encoded by the coding sequence GTGACCACCCTCTCCCCCGCCGCGGCCAGGCGCGTCTTCCTCACCCTCAGCACGACCCGGTGGCTCCCCGTCGGCTTCGTCGTCGGCATCTTCACGCTGATAGCCCGCGAGCGCGGCCTCACGGTCCAGCAGATCACCCTCTACGTGACCGCGCAGGGGATCATGGTCTTCCTGCTCGAGCTGCCGACCAGTGGGCTCGCCGACGCCCTGGGACGACGTCCGCTCCTGATCGTCGCGGGCGTGGTGAACATCGCCGCCGGGGTCGCGTACCTCGTCGCACACTCGTTCTGGCAGTTCGCGCTCGCAGCGGGCCTGATGGGCGTCTACCGCGCACTCGACTCCGGCCCGCTCGAGGCGTGGTACGTCGACACCGTGCACGAGCGCGAGCCTGGCGCCGACGTCCACCGCGCCATGTCGGCGCAGGGCGTCCTGGTCGGGATCGGCCTGGGCGGCGGCGCCCTGGTGTCCGGCGCCCTCGTCGCGTGGCACCCGTTCGCCGGGTCGAGCGCCCTGCTGTTGCCGGTGCAGGTCTTCGTCGCCCTGTGCGTCGTGCACCTGGTGGCCACCCTGGTCCTGCTGCGCGAGACGCCCCACACCGACAGCCGGCTCCGCTCCCGGGTGGTGGACTCCGTCCGCGAGACCCCGGTCGTGGTGCGCGACGGACTCCGCCTGGTCACCCGCAACCGCGTGCTCGCCGGCCTGGTCCTCGTCGAGCTGTTCTGGGTCATCGGGATGACGGCGTACGAGACGCTGATGCCCCTGCGCCTGTCCGACCTGCTCGGCTCGGCGACGACGGCGGGCGCGTGGATGGGTCCGGCAGCGGCAGGGGGCTGGGCGCTGTTCTCGGTCGGGTCCTGGCTCGGCGGTCGCGCCGCGGACCGGTTCGGGATGGTGCGGGCCGCCGTCCTCGGTCGCCTCCTCAACGGCCTCGGAGTCGTGGCGATGGGTCTGGCCCTCGGACCCGCCGCACTGGTCGGGGCCTACCTGGTGACCTACTCGCTGCACGGGACCGCGAGCCCTGCGTATGCCGGCCTGTTGCACCGCGAGGCGAGCGCGACGAACCGCGCGACGATCCTGTCCCTCGGCTCCCTCGTCATGCAGGCCGGTGGCGCCGTGGCGGTGCCCCTGCTGGGCGTGCTCGCCGCCCACACCTCGATCCCCACCGCCATGGTCGTCGCCGGAGCCGTCAGCACCATCGGCTTTGTGTGCTTCCTGCCGGCCTGGCGCCGCGAGCGCACCCGCCCCCAGCCGGCGGTGGTCGAGGACGTCGCCACTGCCTAG
- a CDS encoding alpha-amylase, with protein MDRDLNAPRLRPPWGTRRTAMVTVAAVAAGFALWFATSADANGDDGHRTDAPGVTANMFEWNWSSVARECTNHLGPAGFRGVQVAPPADSLKRTSLGNGSDTVLHPWWEVYQPVDYTLTSRMGTAAQFAAMVSTCRQAGVKVYVDAVINHMTGQGNTSYGGQSYTHFSYPAVPYTAADFHQKGTGPNDCSSSSGGIEDFNNVHQVFKCELLGLADLNTSDPGVQSRLAAYLNTLIGYGVSGFRVDAAKHIGQADLDAIYRQLHRTKDGLRPYWALEVFGGGPGILSPQAFTTSGSVLGLDGVKQIRDAFKSYPDQHIGSLATLQVFGSGSGLTPSDRTLSFVTNHDTERNGDALSYKDGSRYLLANEWLLASGYGSPQVFSGFTFSSPDDSPPSDANGIITDADCGTGRWTCTHRNPGIVGMVGWHNYVGKAQRANFYTDGDNVIAFSRGNRGWAAFNNGTSPKTITVQTGLPGGDYCNVLASQRSGSGCTNGAPPVHVDSHGLVTTTVGPSGAVGLDRANKL; from the coding sequence ATGGACCGAGATCTCAACGCGCCCCGCCTGCGTCCACCGTGGGGAACACGGCGCACCGCGATGGTCACGGTGGCGGCCGTGGCGGCCGGGTTCGCCCTGTGGTTCGCGACGTCGGCAGACGCCAATGGTGACGATGGCCACCGCACCGATGCACCCGGTGTGACCGCCAACATGTTCGAGTGGAACTGGAGCTCGGTGGCGCGCGAGTGCACGAACCACCTGGGGCCGGCCGGGTTCCGGGGAGTCCAGGTGGCACCCCCGGCGGACTCCCTGAAGCGGACGTCGCTCGGCAACGGCAGTGACACGGTGCTGCACCCGTGGTGGGAGGTGTACCAGCCGGTCGACTACACCCTGACCAGCCGGATGGGCACCGCGGCGCAGTTCGCCGCCATGGTGAGCACCTGCCGCCAGGCAGGGGTCAAGGTCTATGTCGACGCCGTGATCAACCACATGACCGGCCAGGGCAACACCTCCTACGGGGGCCAGTCATACACCCACTTCAGCTACCCGGCCGTCCCCTACACCGCGGCCGACTTCCACCAGAAGGGCACCGGCCCGAACGACTGCTCCTCGAGCTCGGGCGGCATCGAGGACTTCAACAACGTCCACCAGGTCTTCAAGTGCGAGCTCCTCGGTCTCGCCGACCTCAACACCTCCGACCCCGGCGTGCAGTCCCGGCTGGCCGCCTACCTCAACACGTTGATCGGCTATGGCGTGTCGGGCTTCCGCGTCGACGCTGCCAAGCACATCGGCCAGGCAGACCTCGACGCGATCTACCGGCAGCTCCACCGGACCAAGGACGGACTGCGCCCGTACTGGGCCCTGGAGGTGTTCGGCGGTGGTCCCGGCATCCTCTCGCCCCAGGCCTTCACCACCAGCGGGAGCGTCCTCGGGCTCGACGGCGTCAAGCAGATCCGCGACGCCTTCAAGAGCTACCCCGACCAGCACATCGGCAGCCTCGCCACGCTTCAGGTCTTCGGGTCCGGGTCCGGGTTGACGCCCAGCGACAGGACGCTGTCCTTCGTGACCAACCACGACACGGAGCGCAATGGCGACGCCCTGAGCTACAAGGACGGCAGCCGGTACCTCCTGGCCAACGAGTGGCTGCTGGCCTCTGGCTACGGCTCCCCACAGGTCTTCTCGGGCTTCACCTTCAGCAGCCCGGACGACTCCCCGCCCTCTGACGCGAACGGCATCATCACCGACGCGGACTGCGGCACCGGACGGTGGACGTGCACGCACCGGAACCCGGGCATCGTCGGCATGGTCGGCTGGCACAACTATGTCGGGAAGGCGCAACGGGCCAACTTCTATACCGACGGTGACAACGTCATCGCCTTCAGCCGGGGCAACCGGGGTTGGGCCGCCTTCAACAACGGCACGTCGCCGAAGACCATCACCGTCCAGACGGGGCTCCCCGGGGGCGACTACTGCAACGTCCTGGCGAGCCAACGCTCCGGGTCCGGCTGCACCAACGGCGCGCCCCCGGTCCACGTGGATTCGCACGGCCTCGTGACGACCACGGTCGGCCCGTCCGGCGCGGTCGGGCTCGACAGGGCGAACAAGCTCTGA
- a CDS encoding MarR family winged helix-turn-helix transcriptional regulator, whose product MAKRQAAEQEQDWVDQHVERWRRTFKGFDPEVEGALVRIGAINRHVKRANAAAFDELGLGPAEYDTLHTLLIQPEPNETTPAQLAEACHVTRAAMTSRLDRLVDLAYVTRESDPLDRRRIIVRPTTAGRAVWKQALELAVVREKQSMAVLSEPEKLQLNVLLRKIVLGLES is encoded by the coding sequence ATGGCGAAGCGGCAGGCAGCGGAGCAGGAGCAGGACTGGGTCGACCAGCACGTCGAGCGGTGGCGACGCACCTTCAAGGGTTTCGACCCGGAGGTCGAGGGGGCCCTGGTGCGGATCGGCGCGATCAACCGGCACGTCAAGCGCGCCAATGCGGCCGCCTTCGACGAGCTCGGGCTCGGCCCGGCCGAGTACGACACCCTGCACACCCTGCTCATCCAGCCCGAGCCCAACGAGACGACGCCGGCCCAGCTCGCGGAGGCGTGCCACGTGACGCGCGCCGCGATGACGTCCCGACTGGACCGGCTGGTCGACCTGGCCTACGTCACGCGCGAGAGCGATCCTCTCGACCGGCGCCGGATCATCGTCCGGCCCACGACGGCAGGGCGTGCGGTGTGGAAGCAGGCCCTCGAGCTCGCCGTGGTCCGCGAGAAGCAGTCCATGGCGGTCCTGAGCGAGCCGGAGAAGCTGCAGCTCAACGTCCTGCTGCGCAAGATCGTCCTCGGCCTCGAGAGCTGA
- a CDS encoding cupin domain-containing protein has protein sequence MTEKSTTATHRPLDAGDEPPPRAVFRAGGTARATWAMGSLFEHLLTAEESGGTLGVALVTQPPGIATPLHRHQREAEAFFLLDGAMTYRAGDEVFHLVGGDFIWLPPNLPHAFRVTGDRPVRFVGLADPGHLFGLYDEVGLPASERRLPGPDGRPMEQEIPRWNAVGPRYGLEVLGPPLPEES, from the coding sequence ATGACCGAGAAGTCGACGACCGCCACGCACCGTCCGCTCGACGCTGGGGACGAGCCCCCGCCCCGAGCGGTCTTCCGCGCCGGGGGGACCGCCCGGGCCACTTGGGCGATGGGCTCGTTGTTCGAGCACCTGCTGACGGCCGAGGAGTCCGGCGGGACCCTCGGCGTCGCCCTGGTCACCCAGCCGCCGGGAATCGCGACACCACTGCACCGCCATCAGCGCGAGGCCGAAGCGTTCTTCCTCCTGGACGGCGCGATGACGTACCGCGCGGGCGACGAGGTCTTCCATCTGGTCGGGGGCGACTTCATCTGGCTGCCGCCGAACCTCCCCCACGCCTTCCGCGTCACCGGCGACCGGCCGGTGCGCTTCGTCGGCCTCGCCGACCCGGGCCATCTCTTCGGGCTCTACGACGAGGTGGGCCTGCCCGCGAGCGAGCGCCGTCTGCCCGGCCCCGATGGGCGACCCATGGAGCAGGAGATCCCGCGGTGGAACGCCGTCGGGCCGAGGTACGGGCTCGAGGTCCTGGGGCCGCCCCTGCCCGAGGAGTCCTAG
- the rplM gene encoding 50S ribosomal protein L13, producing MRTFTPKPAEVTRTWHVIDATDIVLGRLASQTAILLRGKHKTTFAPHVDGGDFVIIINAEKVALTGSKLEQKKAYRHSGFPGGLKSTSYTELLAKSPAKAVEKAVRGMLPHTTLGREQLTHLKVYAGSEHPHSAQKPVPFEMTQVSQ from the coding sequence TTGCGCACCTTCACCCCGAAGCCGGCCGAGGTCACTCGCACCTGGCACGTCATCGACGCCACGGACATCGTCCTGGGTCGTCTGGCGAGCCAGACCGCGATCCTCCTGCGCGGCAAGCACAAGACCACGTTCGCCCCCCACGTCGACGGTGGTGACTTCGTCATCATCATCAACGCCGAGAAGGTCGCCCTCACCGGCTCGAAGCTCGAGCAGAAGAAGGCCTACCGCCACTCCGGCTTCCCGGGCGGCCTCAAGAGCACCTCCTACACCGAGCTGCTCGCCAAGAGCCCGGCCAAGGCCGTGGAGAAGGCCGTCCGCGGCATGCTCCCGCACACGACGCTCGGTCGTGAGCAGCTGACCCACCTCAAGGTCTACGCAGGCTCCGAGCACCCGCACAGCGCCCAGAAGCCCGTCCCGTTCGAGATGACCCAGGTCTCCCAGTAA
- a CDS encoding ATP-binding cassette domain-containing protein — translation MGHLDINTVSFALPDGRPLLSDVSLRVGEGAKVALIGPNGTGKTTLGRIIAGDLVAHEGAVTRSGGLGVMRQFVGSVRDESTVRDLLLSVAPEPLRRAAAEIDRTELLMMERDSEADQMAYAQALVTWGDVGGYDYETLWDVCTVAALGMPFDKAQWRKVTTLSGGEQKRVVLEALLRGPEEVLLLDEPDNYLDVPAKRWLEEQLIASAKTVLFVSHDRELLNRVATRVATLEPGGAGSTLWVHPGRFATYQQARDDRNSRLEELRRRWDEEQAKLKALVIMYRQKAAYNSDMAPKLQAAETRLRRFEEAGPPEAVPPRQNVRMRLTGGRTAKRAVIAERLELAGLMKPFDLEIWFGERVAVLGSNGSGKSHFLRLVACGGSDPDAEHRPVGDIQPTPVTHTGRLRLGSRVRPGWFAQTHEQPALVGRTLLEILHRGDEHRTGRPREEAARVLDRYGLARASEQTFDSLSGGQQARFQILLLELSGATCLLLDEPTDNLDLHSAEALEEGLEAFEGTVIAVTHDRWFARGFDRFLVFGADGRVYESDEPVWDEGRVARAR, via the coding sequence GTGGGACACCTCGACATCAACACCGTGAGCTTCGCCCTGCCCGACGGCAGGCCGCTGCTCAGCGACGTCTCGCTGCGGGTCGGGGAGGGTGCCAAGGTGGCGCTCATCGGCCCCAACGGCACGGGAAAGACGACGCTCGGTCGGATCATCGCCGGGGACCTGGTGGCCCACGAGGGTGCCGTGACCCGCTCCGGTGGCCTGGGGGTGATGCGCCAGTTCGTGGGGTCGGTCCGTGACGAGTCGACCGTGCGTGACCTGTTGCTCTCGGTGGCCCCGGAACCGCTGCGCCGAGCGGCCGCCGAGATCGACCGCACCGAGCTGTTGATGATGGAACGGGACAGCGAGGCCGACCAGATGGCCTACGCGCAGGCGTTGGTCACGTGGGGCGACGTGGGCGGCTACGACTACGAGACGCTGTGGGACGTCTGCACCGTCGCAGCCCTCGGTATGCCGTTCGACAAGGCGCAGTGGCGCAAGGTCACCACGCTGTCGGGCGGTGAGCAGAAACGGGTGGTGCTCGAGGCGCTGCTGCGCGGTCCCGAGGAGGTGCTGCTGCTCGACGAGCCGGACAACTACCTCGACGTCCCGGCCAAGAGATGGCTCGAGGAACAGCTGATCGCCTCCGCCAAGACGGTGCTGTTCGTCAGCCACGACCGCGAGCTCCTCAACCGGGTGGCCACGCGGGTGGCGACCCTCGAACCCGGCGGCGCCGGCTCGACGCTGTGGGTCCACCCCGGTCGGTTCGCGACCTACCAGCAGGCGCGCGACGACCGGAACTCCCGGCTCGAGGAGCTGCGCCGCCGCTGGGACGAGGAGCAGGCCAAGCTCAAGGCGCTGGTGATCATGTACCGCCAGAAGGCGGCCTACAACTCCGACATGGCACCCAAGCTGCAGGCGGCCGAGACGCGGCTGCGGCGGTTCGAGGAGGCTGGTCCGCCCGAGGCGGTGCCGCCTCGGCAGAACGTCCGGATGCGCCTCACAGGGGGTCGCACGGCCAAGCGTGCGGTCATCGCCGAGCGGCTCGAGCTGGCCGGCCTGATGAAGCCGTTCGACCTCGAGATCTGGTTCGGCGAACGCGTCGCGGTCCTGGGCAGCAACGGGTCGGGCAAGTCGCACTTCCTGCGGCTGGTCGCCTGCGGTGGCAGTGACCCGGACGCCGAGCACCGCCCCGTGGGCGACATCCAGCCCACGCCGGTGACCCACACCGGTCGGCTGCGGCTCGGCTCGCGCGTCAGGCCCGGCTGGTTCGCCCAGACGCACGAGCAGCCGGCACTGGTGGGCCGGACCCTGCTGGAGATCCTGCACCGCGGTGACGAGCACCGGACCGGACGACCGCGCGAGGAGGCGGCCCGCGTCCTCGACCGGTACGGCCTGGCCCGCGCCAGCGAGCAGACCTTCGACTCCCTGTCGGGCGGCCAGCAGGCGCGGTTCCAGATCCTGTTGCTCGAGCTGTCCGGCGCCACCTGCCTGCTGCTCGACGAGCCCACCGACAACCTCGACCTGCACTCGGCCGAGGCCCTCGAGGAGGGGCTGGAGGCCTTCGAGGGCACCGTCATCGCCGTCACCCACGACCGCTGGTTCGCGCGGGGCTTCGACCGGTTCCTGGTGTTCGGCGCCGACGGCCGCGTCTACGAGTCGGACGAACCTGTCTGGGACGAGGGGCGGGTCGCCCGCGCCCGCTGA
- the truA gene encoding tRNA pseudouridine(38-40) synthase TruA, translating to MDQEQGERPTVPLRIRLDFGYDGTDFSGWAAQPGLRTVEGELSAALTTMLRAEQPVRLTVAGRTDAGVHARGQVAHLDADVDAWALLPGRSTRTPQQAALSRLRGILPADIGMRSVSVAPHGFDARFSALRRRYLYRLADQPELADPLRRRETVVVTRALDVDAMHAAARRLVGLHDFGAFCKRREGATTVRTLLEYSWQRGPDGTLEATVVADAFCHSMVRSLVGAVVPVGEGRKEVGWPAEVMQAAVRDAAVMVMPPHGLCLEEVVYPDDADLAARAKESRVRRNLA from the coding sequence ATGGATCAGGAGCAGGGGGAGCGGCCGACCGTGCCCCTGCGGATCCGCCTCGACTTCGGCTACGACGGCACGGACTTCTCGGGGTGGGCCGCTCAGCCGGGCCTGCGGACCGTCGAGGGTGAGCTGTCAGCAGCCCTGACGACGATGCTGCGCGCGGAGCAGCCGGTCCGGCTCACCGTGGCGGGGCGCACCGACGCCGGTGTCCACGCGCGCGGCCAGGTGGCGCACCTCGACGCCGATGTCGACGCCTGGGCTCTGCTGCCCGGCCGGTCGACGCGGACACCGCAGCAGGCGGCGCTGAGCCGGCTCCGCGGCATACTCCCTGCGGACATCGGTATGCGGTCGGTGTCCGTTGCCCCGCACGGTTTCGACGCGCGGTTCTCCGCCCTGCGGCGCCGATACCTCTACCGCTTGGCCGACCAACCGGAGCTGGCCGACCCGCTGCGTCGGCGCGAGACCGTCGTCGTCACCCGAGCCCTCGACGTCGACGCCATGCACGCTGCCGCGCGGCGGCTGGTGGGGCTCCACGACTTCGGGGCCTTCTGCAAGAGGCGGGAAGGGGCCACCACCGTGCGCACCCTGCTCGAGTACTCGTGGCAGCGCGGCCCCGACGGCACGCTCGAGGCCACCGTGGTCGCCGACGCGTTCTGCCACTCGATGGTGCGCTCGCTGGTCGGCGCGGTCGTGCCGGTGGGCGAGGGGCGCAAGGAGGTCGGCTGGCCGGCTGAGGTGATGCAGGCCGCGGTCCGCGACGCCGCCGTGATGGTCATGCCCCCACACGGGCTGTGCCTCGAGGAGGTCGTGTACCCCGACGACGCGGATCTGGCTGCGCGCGCGAAGGAGTCGCGGGTCCGGCGAAACCTCGCCTGA
- a CDS encoding TetR/AcrR family transcriptional regulator, giving the protein MSDSVKPRRYTSPVRAERAARTRREVLAAARELLSSQGYGATTVAQVAARAGVSVDTVYASVGRKPELVVAVIDMVLGSSDEPIPAEQRDYVRAVRAAPSGRDKIAVYAAALGALMPATAPLIEALRHAGDHDEECARTWTRLVERRASNMLLFAADLRSTGHLRADLTDREVADVVWSTNAPEYWLLLRSRGWSPQRYADLLEDLWCRLLLEPEPQVSR; this is encoded by the coding sequence ATGAGCGACTCCGTCAAGCCCCGGCGCTACACCTCCCCGGTCCGCGCCGAGCGGGCCGCCCGCACCCGCCGCGAGGTCCTCGCGGCGGCGCGAGAGCTGTTGTCCAGCCAGGGGTATGGCGCCACGACGGTTGCGCAGGTGGCTGCACGGGCCGGGGTGTCGGTCGACACCGTCTACGCGAGCGTGGGCCGCAAGCCCGAGCTGGTGGTGGCCGTCATCGACATGGTCCTGGGATCGTCGGACGAGCCGATCCCGGCCGAGCAGCGCGACTATGTCCGGGCGGTGAGAGCTGCCCCGTCGGGCCGGGACAAGATCGCCGTGTATGCCGCGGCGCTCGGTGCGCTCATGCCTGCGACGGCGCCGCTCATCGAGGCCCTGCGCCACGCCGGGGACCACGACGAGGAGTGCGCCCGGACGTGGACCCGGCTGGTCGAGCGCCGAGCGTCGAACATGCTGCTTTTCGCCGCCGACCTGCGGTCCACCGGACACCTGCGAGCAGACCTCACCGACCGGGAGGTCGCCGACGTGGTGTGGTCGACCAACGCGCCGGAGTACTGGCTGTTGCTGCGCTCGCGGGGTTGGTCCCCCCAGCGCTACGCGGACCTGCTCGAAGACCTCTGGTGCCGCCTGTTGCTCGAACCCGAGCCGCAGGTCAGCCGGTGA
- a CDS encoding winged helix-turn-helix domain-containing protein: MATSRTQLGDLTGVRLDAAALKVLAHPLRSRLLSALRVDGPATATGLAARLSTNSGATSYHLRKLESVGLVSDTGEGEGKRRLWQAATDFHTWEPSDFAGDEDSETALNWLVRDYARHFAEQFGRWLDTEGTWPVEWRDAAGMSDNFVVATPEQVEQLKAEIDELLLRYRRVGQGNPRARRLAVYSAIYPLDLDRVPTGKDQP; the protein is encoded by the coding sequence ATGGCCACTTCTCGCACCCAGCTCGGCGACCTCACCGGCGTGCGTCTGGACGCAGCCGCCCTCAAGGTCCTGGCCCATCCCCTGCGGTCGCGGCTGCTCAGCGCGCTGCGCGTGGACGGCCCCGCGACGGCCACGGGACTCGCGGCCAGGCTCTCGACCAACTCGGGCGCGACCTCCTACCACCTGCGCAAGCTCGAGTCGGTGGGACTGGTGTCGGACACCGGCGAGGGCGAGGGCAAGCGCCGGCTCTGGCAGGCGGCCACCGACTTCCACACGTGGGAGCCCAGCGACTTCGCGGGCGACGAGGACTCCGAGACGGCCCTCAACTGGCTGGTCCGCGACTACGCCCGCCACTTCGCCGAGCAGTTCGGGCGCTGGCTGGACACGGAGGGCACCTGGCCGGTGGAGTGGCGCGACGCCGCCGGCATGAGCGACAACTTCGTCGTCGCGACTCCCGAGCAGGTCGAACAGCTCAAGGCCGAGATCGACGAGCTGCTCCTGAGGTACCGCCGGGTCGGGCAGGGGAACCCGAGGGCGCGGCGCCTGGCCGTCTACAGCGCCATCTACCCCCTGGACCTCGACCGGGTCCCCACCGGCAAGGACCAGCCGTGA